Proteins encoded together in one Coregonus clupeaformis isolate EN_2021a chromosome 30, ASM2061545v1, whole genome shotgun sequence window:
- the igfbp6b gene encoding insulin-like growth factor-binding protein 6b, with protein MPLLSNLTTIVLLLIAHCGSWILANRLGPYKGCPSCREPLGAGRAPRDHIGQAGSTSMLAQGEPCGVYTLSCAKGLRCVPPPQEHSPLQALLQGRGFCTKHSRTSPTERPHPTGPHPSQSGEIEKAPCRKLLNSVLRGIELTIFQSDRDIYIPNCDTRGFYRKKQCRSSKGMQRGHCWCVDELGTALPSRASEDGTLPCDGE; from the exons ATGCCTCTCCTTTCTAACTTAACGACTATTGTCTTGTTGCTGATTGCTCACTGCGGATCTTGGATTCTGGCTAACCGCTTGGGCCCCTACAAGGGTTGTCCCTCCTGTAGAGAACCTTTGGGGGCAGGTCGGGCCCCCAGAGACCATATTGGGCAAGCAGGCAGCACATCCATGTTGGCCCAGGGAGAGCCCTGTGGTGTGTACACCCTGAGCTGTGCCAAGGGGCTGCGCTGCGTGCCCCCTCCACAGGAACACAGTCCTCTCCAGGCGCTGCTGCAGGGCAGGGGCTTCTGCACCAAGCACAGCAGGACCAGTCCCACAGAGAGGCCCCACCCCACAG GTCCACATCCTTCACAAAGTGGTGAAATAGAAAAG GCACCCTGCCGTAAGCTGCTCAATAGTGTTCTGCGAGGTATTGAGCTCACTATCTTTCAGTCTGATCGTGACATCTATATCCCCAACTGTGATACTCGGGGCTTCTACAGGAAAAAGCAG TGTCGCTCCTCCAAGGGCATGCAGCGTGGCCACTGTTGGTGTGTGGATGAGCTGGGTACCGCCTTGCCCTCACGTGCCAGCGAAGACGGCACTTTACCATGCGATGGAGAGTGA